A window of Clostridium sp. Marseille-P299 contains these coding sequences:
- a CDS encoding cupin domain-containing protein — protein sequence MFVKNEDCIATPCEPGVSRKILSYSDELMMCEITFEKGAAGNVHSHEHLQITYVAEGAFEFTIDGETQIVKKGDSVYMKSNAVHGVVCLEAGKLVDVFNPKRDDFLK from the coding sequence ATGTTTGTAAAAAATGAAGATTGCATAGCAACACCATGTGAACCAGGAGTAAGTAGAAAAATATTATCATATTCAGATGAGTTAATGATGTGTGAGATAACCTTTGAAAAAGGAGCTGCTGGGAATGTACATTCGCATGAACATTTGCAAATTACATACGTAGCAGAAGGTGCTTTTGAATTTACAATCGATGGTGAAACACAAATTGTAAAAAAAGGTGATAGCGTTTATATGAAAAGTAATGCTGTGCATGGAGTTGTGTGCCTAGAAGCAGGAAAGCTTGTGGATGTATTTAATCCAAAAAGAGATGATTTTTTAAAGTAG
- a CDS encoding THUMP domain-containing class I SAM-dependent RNA methyltransferase, with product MSQYEFIAPCHFGLEAVLKKEIMDLGYEIVSVEDGRITFLGDELAICRANMFLRTTERILLKVAKFKAETFDELFEKTKQLPWENFIPKDGKFWVAKATSIKSKLFSPSDIQSIMKKAMVERLKEKYKVEWFEETGNEYPIRVTFMKDEITIGIDTTGESLHKRGYRKLISKAPITETLAAALILLTPWNKDRILVDPFCGSGTFPIEAAMIGAKIAPGLNRSFLSEQWKDMIPKKLWYNTVEEANSMILHDVEMNIQGYDIDGEIVKAARQNAIVAGVDEHIHFQQRAVSDLSSPKKYGFIITNPPYGERLEERKAMPALYKEIGKAYNGLDSWSCFLITSYEEAEKYIGRKADKNRKIYNGMLKTYFYQFMGPRPPKKNK from the coding sequence ATGAGTCAATATGAATTTATTGCTCCTTGTCATTTTGGACTAGAAGCAGTGTTAAAAAAAGAAATAATGGATTTAGGTTATGAAATCGTTAGCGTTGAAGATGGAAGAATTACTTTTCTTGGTGACGAATTAGCGATATGTAGAGCAAATATGTTTTTAAGAACAACAGAACGTATTCTACTTAAAGTTGCAAAATTTAAAGCAGAAACCTTTGATGAATTGTTTGAAAAGACAAAACAGCTACCTTGGGAAAACTTTATACCTAAAGACGGGAAGTTTTGGGTTGCAAAAGCAACTTCGATAAAAAGTAAATTATTTAGCCCTTCAGATATTCAATCAATCATGAAGAAGGCAATGGTAGAACGACTAAAAGAAAAATATAAGGTAGAATGGTTTGAAGAAACAGGAAATGAATACCCGATTCGTGTAACATTTATGAAAGATGAAATTACAATCGGAATTGATACAACTGGAGAATCCCTTCATAAAAGGGGATATCGTAAATTAATCTCTAAGGCTCCAATTACAGAAACACTTGCAGCAGCATTGATATTACTAACCCCATGGAATAAAGACCGTATTCTAGTAGATCCATTTTGTGGTAGTGGAACATTTCCAATTGAGGCAGCGATGATTGGAGCCAAAATTGCACCTGGTTTAAATCGTTCTTTCTTATCAGAACAATGGAAAGATATGATTCCTAAAAAGTTATGGTATAATACGGTAGAAGAAGCTAATTCTATGATATTACATGATGTTGAAATGAATATTCAAGGTTATGATATCGACGGTGAAATAGTTAAGGCAGCAAGACAAAATGCGATTGTAGCTGGCGTAGATGAACATATTCATTTTCAGCAACGTGCTGTAAGTGACCTTAGCAGTCCTAAAAAATATGGATTTATTATAACGAACCCACCTTATGGGGAGCGTTTAGAAGAGAGAAAGGCAATGCCTGCTTTATATAAAGAAATTGGAAAAGCTTATAATGGACTAGACTCTTGGTCTTGCTTTTTAATAACAAGTTATGAAGAGGCGGAAAAATACATTGGTAGAAAAGCAGATAAGAATCGCAAGATTTATAATGGTATGCTGAAAACATATTTTTATCAATTTATGGGACCTAGACCACCGAAAAAAAATAAGTAA
- a CDS encoding metallophosphoesterase family protein, translated as MKVLIVSDSHNKCYYLERVLEKVQPVDLLIHLGDFEGDERYIKGMVNCPVAMVSGNNDYFTEIPRDDFIQLGKYYIMITHGHKYGVNYGVDQIKEVAVLNGANIVMFGHTHRPMIDLSDDNIWAINPGSISQPRQDGRIPSFIIMDIDPRGEAHFTINYVDNAY; from the coding sequence ATGAAAGTACTAATTGTAAGTGATTCTCACAATAAATGTTATTATTTAGAACGTGTACTAGAAAAAGTTCAACCCGTTGATTTATTAATTCATCTGGGTGACTTTGAAGGTGATGAGAGATATATTAAAGGAATGGTTAATTGTCCAGTAGCAATGGTTTCTGGAAACAATGATTATTTTACAGAAATTCCCCGAGATGATTTTATACAATTGGGGAAATACTATATTATGATAACTCATGGACATAAATACGGAGTTAATTATGGCGTTGATCAAATCAAAGAAGTGGCAGTTCTTAATGGAGCCAACATTGTTATGTTTGGTCATACACATCGTCCAATGATTGATTTATCCGATGATAATATTTGGGCTATTAATCCAGGTAGTATCTCTCAGCCACGACAAGATGGTAGAATACCATCCTTTATTATCATGGATATTGACCCACGAGGAGAGGCTCATTTTACGATAAATTACGTAGATAATGCCTACTAA
- a CDS encoding alpha/beta fold hydrolase, with protein sequence MSSTINIKQKDGYETIIYPYLSESNNLKGTFLIFHGMAEHHRRYETFAKFLNSYGYDVYLYNHRGHGNDKTKEDLGFFSTTNGHKKVVADAISIIKYVKKNNRSNRIILFGHSMGSIILRNVLQHYDDVDCAIISGSTYPPIMLTKAGLIISSIEKKIKGPKYRSKFLDRLIFQGNQYKKLNTKTSFDWLSRNTSHVDAYIKDPYCGFICTTSFYNDLFHLTLNASKPEFIKKTKKDLPLLIISGDKDPVSAYGTQITKYFQLLQSLGFKRVDCTLYSEGRHELLNELNSADIMNDIKDWVEKQLT encoded by the coding sequence ATGAGTTCAACTATAAACATTAAACAAAAAGATGGTTACGAGACAATTATCTATCCTTATCTTAGTGAATCTAATAATTTAAAAGGTACTTTTCTAATTTTTCATGGAATGGCTGAACACCATAGACGTTATGAAACTTTTGCTAAGTTTCTAAATAGTTATGGATATGATGTTTATCTTTACAATCATAGGGGCCATGGTAATGATAAGACGAAAGAAGATCTTGGCTTTTTCTCAACTACAAATGGTCATAAAAAAGTTGTTGCTGATGCGATTTCTATAATAAAATACGTAAAGAAAAACAATCGTTCCAACCGAATTATTCTTTTCGGTCATAGCATGGGTTCTATTATTTTAAGAAATGTCCTACAGCATTATGATGATGTAGATTGCGCTATTATATCTGGATCCACATATCCGCCTATAATGCTTACAAAAGCAGGACTCATCATCTCCTCTATTGAAAAGAAAATAAAAGGTCCAAAGTATCGGTCTAAATTTTTAGATCGCTTAATTTTTCAAGGAAATCAATATAAAAAGTTAAATACAAAGACTTCATTTGATTGGTTGTCTAGAAATACTTCCCATGTTGATGCCTATATCAAGGACCCATACTGCGGATTTATATGTACGACTAGTTTTTATAACGATTTGTTTCATTTAACTTTAAATGCTTCAAAACCAGAGTTTATCAAAAAGACAAAGAAAGACTTACCTCTTCTTATTATTAGTGGCGATAAAGATCCAGTTAGTGCATATGGAACACAAATAACAAAATATTTTCAACTTCTTCAAAGTTTAGGTTTTAAACGTGTCGATTGTACTTTATATTCAGAAGGAAGACATGAATTATTAAACGAATTAAATAGTGCAGATATTATGAACGATATTAAAGACTGGGTGGAAAAGCAATTAACATAA
- a CDS encoding XTP/dITP diphosphatase codes for MKRIIFATTNEGKMKEIRLILKDLDYEVVSLKEAGLNPEIIEDGKTFEENAIIKAKKVMELTGEMALADDSGLEIDYLNKEPGIYSARFLGETTSYDIKNQYFLDQLKDVSEDKRTARFVCAIALAYPDGRCITKQATIEGRIAHEIAGENGFGYDPIFYVPEFSCTAAELSMEQKNKISHRAKALNAIKTELISGE; via the coding sequence ATGAAACGAATTATTTTTGCAACAACCAATGAAGGTAAGATGAAAGAAATTCGATTAATATTAAAAGATTTAGACTATGAAGTAGTTTCTCTTAAAGAAGCTGGATTAAATCCTGAAATAATCGAAGATGGTAAAACATTTGAAGAAAATGCAATAATTAAGGCTAAAAAAGTCATGGAGTTGACCGGTGAAATGGCACTTGCTGACGATTCAGGTTTAGAAATTGACTATCTTAACAAAGAGCCAGGTATTTATTCGGCACGTTTTTTAGGTGAAACAACTTCTTATGATATCAAAAATCAATATTTTTTAGATCAATTAAAGGATGTTAGCGAGGATAAGAGAACCGCGCGCTTTGTTTGTGCAATTGCACTTGCATATCCTGATGGAAGATGTATTACAAAGCAAGCAACCATTGAAGGTAGAATTGCACATGAAATTGCAGGCGAGAATGGGTTTGGTTATGATCCAATCTTTTATGTGCCAGAGTTTTCATGTACGGCAGCAGAATTATCTATGGAACAAAAAAATAAGATTAGCCATCGTGCTAAAGCGTTAAATGCAATTAAAACTGAGTTAATTTCAGGAGAATAA
- a CDS encoding rhodanese-like domain-containing protein, whose amino-acid sequence MRFETVRFSEINRYLGKDNALIVDVRDQMEYKRGHLEYAINIPYEEIEANLELLYPYETIVLYCDRGNLSLRAARNLAQKGLFTINLAGGLRAYRGNLVK is encoded by the coding sequence ATGAGGTTTGAAACAGTTAGATTTAGTGAAATTAATAGATATCTTGGAAAAGATAATGCTTTAATTGTTGATGTAAGAGATCAAATGGAGTATAAAAGAGGACATTTAGAATATGCAATCAATATACCATATGAGGAGATAGAGGCAAATTTAGAGTTGTTATATCCTTATGAAACCATTGTATTATATTGTGATCGAGGAAACTTAAGCTTACGTGCAGCAAGAAATTTAGCACAAAAAGGACTTTTTACTATCAATCTTGCGGGTGGTTTACGTGCATATCGAGGAAATTTGGTGAAATAA
- a CDS encoding N-acetylmuramoyl-L-alanine amidase — MSEERLLKRAAVYSVLLMLFVFFFSYYNQSNKENVSYANEKESMNSENTTKNLSNNDEKLDGIYENLSGEWIDTLGKEDENLRDIIGDKCIIIEKPVGLNRTTKLELEDLAVDSSIILTLSNPMQFSILHNQIKSYSDSVKSYNIAYGNVDVNGEYSIQITFLLDTTYAYKIYEDNDNFYIALLQPKDVYEKIVVIDAGHGGIDSGTYSSGFEHLEKDMNLSMLLYLKEYLEQADFKVYYTRTTDRKLSLSQRVGLANAVNADLFLSIHCNASEDTTTNGIEVLYNEKQNELTSFRSIDFAEICLDEVNQLINKNNRGIVPRSQNVQIIGDAKVPVALVEVGFMSNTSDLNFLLQESNRKLVAKGIYNAILRALEEIDSSVRN; from the coding sequence ATGTCAGAAGAAAGGTTGTTAAAGCGAGCTGCGGTGTACAGTGTGTTACTTATGCTCTTTGTGTTTTTCTTTTCATATTATAATCAAAGTAATAAAGAAAATGTATCTTATGCAAATGAAAAAGAATCAATGAATTCGGAAAATACAACAAAAAACTTATCAAATAATGATGAAAAATTAGACGGAATTTATGAAAATTTAAGTGGTGAGTGGATAGATACCTTAGGAAAAGAAGATGAAAATCTTAGGGATATAATTGGAGATAAATGTATTATTATTGAAAAACCAGTTGGATTAAATCGTACTACCAAGCTTGAATTAGAAGATTTAGCAGTTGATTCTAGCATCATTTTGACATTATCAAATCCAATGCAATTTTCAATATTACATAATCAAATAAAATCTTATTCGGATTCTGTCAAGTCATATAATATTGCATATGGTAATGTAGATGTTAATGGTGAGTATAGTATTCAAATCACGTTTTTGTTAGATACTACCTATGCATACAAGATATATGAAGACAATGATAATTTCTACATAGCATTATTGCAGCCGAAAGATGTATATGAGAAAATAGTAGTAATTGATGCGGGGCATGGTGGAATCGATAGTGGTACATACTCAAGTGGGTTTGAGCATTTAGAAAAAGATATGAATTTAAGCATGCTTTTATATCTAAAAGAATACTTAGAACAAGCAGATTTTAAAGTTTATTATACAAGGACAACAGATAGGAAATTATCACTTAGCCAAAGAGTTGGATTAGCTAATGCAGTGAATGCAGATTTATTTTTAAGTATTCATTGTAATGCAAGTGAGGATACTACTACGAATGGTATTGAGGTCTTGTATAATGAAAAGCAGAATGAATTAACTTCCTTTCGATCCATAGATTTTGCTGAGATTTGTTTAGACGAGGTAAATCAACTCATTAATAAAAATAATAGAGGAATTGTTCCAAGAAGTCAAAATGTTCAGATTATTGGAGATGCAAAGGTTCCTGTTGCACTTGTTGAGGTTGGCTTTATGTCTAATACCAGTGATCTTAATTTTCTATTGCAAGAGTCAAATCGTAAACTAGTTGCCAAAGGCATCTATAACGCGATTTTAAGGGCATTAGAAGAGATTGATTCGTCTGTAAGAAATTGA